The region CACACAGCCTGCCGCTATGGGCATGCCGGGGTCACACGGATTTTGCTCTCGGCCTTGTGCGATCCCAACAAGACGAACCTAAACGGAGACACCGCTTTGCACATCACCTGCGCCATGGGCCGAAGAAAGTTAACCAGAATTCTTCTCGAGGCTGATGCTCGCTTGGGAATCAAAAACGCTCAAGGCGATTGCCCAATGCACATTGCCATCAGAAAGAACTATCGCGAAATAATTGAGATATTGAATACACCGAAGAAAATCCGAAACCGCAAAGAAAAGCACAAGGAGGGCAGCAGGTCCGACaaggatagggatagggatgtAGTGGATAAGGGCATTAATTGGTCGCCCTATGGCTGCCACTATTTTCCCGATCCGCGAGCATTTCCCTCACCAAAGCTGGAAACCCTTCCAAAAGACCCACTGAAGCCGGGCGAGCAATATTTTTTGGATCTAGCCGGGCACATACACAAGGGGCCCGTGAGCGTGGGCAACACCTGCTACTGTGGTCCCTTCTTTCGTCACATTGAAAACAAACTTAACTGCAACCGCAAGAGCCTGAAGAAGTACGTGAACAAGACTAAGGAGCGTTTGGGTCACAAGGTCCAAGCCTTGGCCATTAAGACAAATGACCAGATAGAGCAGCTAACGAGAACAATGATCGAGGATCGGCTGCGCTGCGAGAACAAGAGGCAGCATCTCAACGAGTTTCTGCGAAGAGGTGAGCCCATGCGATCCACATACGATAACCAAAACAAAAGTTCAAGGATCGAGCGGACACTTTCGCGTTGTCGAAGCCTGGAACTGCTCGAGCTagagaaaaattatgaaactgGCAGGCTTACCAACTCCAGAAGTGTGGATGTCCTGGAGGATCAGGCAGTAGAAGCTATTGTTCATCAATCACCCGAAGTAGAGCTCGATAGTGACACAGATGACGACTCGGATGCGGCCAGAGAAGATGCAGCTGTTGATCTGGCTCCATGCCGGGCGGAGGCCAAAGAGACGGAAAAAGTCGAGCATCTGGAGCATTCGAAGCTCGACGAGTTGAAGCTAGATTTCCTGAAAGTGTCGGAACGATTGGGGGTTTTACTGGAGAAAACCACGTTGATTATGGAAAGAGATAGCGAACAGGAGAGCAAACATCAGCTCTCCTCGCTCTCCCCTCCGTATAAACCAAGTCCGGGAGCCGACTCAGCCCGACTGCAAGAAGACAAGGAGAGTGTAAACAGCCCCAACTTTGATGAGTACACGCACGTGTTACGGCGCTATCCCAACTCCAGTGAGACGTCAAATCCCTCCCAGAACTCCAACAGTTGGGACTGGCAGGCATCACCGACCGGCAGTCACCCACCCCCAGGCGACTATCACAAATATTATCATCGAATCGGCCGAGGAGAGAACATGCTCAACTCCGTGATCAAGGCATTGAGAAAAGACGCCTCCTTCGCAGAGCTGAGCAAGGAGGAAGCTGCCCTTAACGAGAGTGTAGACAGAATCTGTGGCGATAAGTTATTGTACAAAGAACAGGCCTGCGAAGTAGCAGCTCTTGGGCAGCCGCACTCCAGCAGTCAGAGAGGGGTCTCAAATCTAACGAAGAGACAACCGCTCTGTCTGGAGGACAGCTTTCCCACCATACCGAACATGTTCTACTCGAACCCCATTATGGAGTATGCCGAAGAAGCGGAGATCAGGCAGAATGGCAGCGAGACCGTAAACAAAGTGGAGATCAGAAACAGCGAAATCAAATGCCTCAAAAAGCCCAATGTGGGCCAGGTCAGAGGCATGGTGGCCCAACTGCAGAGCACAATAGACTCTAATCAACAGCAGGGACAGGAGCAGGACTCACAGCCAGCAACTTTGATGGCCTCGCGATCGCCGTCCCATCTGAACAACAATTTCCAGCACATTGAAGCTGCCTCGCTGAACCCATCACCAACATATAGCATACCCCACAGAATTGTTCCCCAATTTGGACTCCCCGACAGACATATTCCAAAGGATGCCTACTTCCATGAGCTGCCACATcgcccccagcccccgccGCCTCAGCCACAACCTCAGCACAGGCGGATCAGCTCTGGCTACGTACCAAATGGAAATTTCTATCGCAATGAAGAACTCTATGCGGGAAAAGTGCTCACCTCTCCCCAATCCAATATATCTATGAGCGGAGAATACGTTAATCGAGCCACCTATAGGCCTCTACAGTCGCCCCATTCCCAAGGACTTGCGACGCCTAACCCCAGCATACATCCGATTGCCTGGCAGAACCGCCTGCCACCTGACGATATCGATGTGGAGGAATTGTCAGCCATTGGCTTATACAATAATGTCTCGAGTCTGGTTTGATCAGACAAGGACTAGTTCAAGGACCAATCGGATGTAACTTTTCTCTATTGTACATAGCTATTCCTAATATATTTATCATAATTTTAATCATATACTGTACTAaagcaacaaattaatttattctCAATTGTCCAATCCTGTCCAGATggattttaaaaatatacacataaatattacACGCAAAAGTTGTTGGCATCTTATGGGATTTATTTGAGTGACTTTGCTAAGTTGATTATAGCAGAATTTTGGCAGCTTCCCATAATTACCATAAATTATACTACAGTTATTAGGAGTATTTGAATGAATGGCGCACTGCCCCAATTAATAAATTCGAAGTATCCACTTTAGCAAGCATTTCTAAATTTTAATCTTTATAATGTGAAAATTATGCGTAGCGGAGGCTGGACGGAGCTTAAGCAAGTTTCACATTTATACATATTCAACCCAATAGGGATGGGATGGTATTTCTGAGCTTAATGACAATATTTTGACATTGGTACGCAAAAAAGAACAGTATTTAAAAGTTAAGGTGCACCTGATGATCATCGGTAGTTGGGCTCTAAACAGCTGAAtgaaatccaaaaaaaatgttttcgatcaaaatatatttttctttaaaaatgtttaataatAGTATTTATGCATGTGTAAATATCAGAATGtcaagtacatatatttatattatttattgataacAGATCATTTTGGTGTTTTGATAGACATGCGGCTGCTTATGAGAGCGCTCTGTATAATGCTACAACGAATTTAAACAGAAAACTAATTCCATAATCGAGTTCCAATGGTCGGTCGGGGaattcaaaaaataaaattcccCCCTCCGTAAACCAGTAAATTGGGCAACATTTGATATAATTTAcccacatatacatatgtatgtctgttgTGGTTTTTTCTTGTTAGTACAATTTAGCAAGTGCCTAATAATGATTTCTCGATGTTTCTTTCagttattaatttaaaattctataaatgacactgctgctgctattgctgctgctgacttcGCCTGCTACTTAGATTTAACCGGCCACTTAATAATTAATCTTAATTCTGAATAGTCGtattacaaatacaaattacaaTAGCCAATAATTTAGTCACTTCgcatgtatatgtatctatgtatctatgcaTGTACGtaagtatgtatatgtatatgtctaTCTCGTCTAATTAATTCTATTAATAatagttgtttttgtttctttcttgtttGGATTTGGGGCGTTTGTTGGCTTGGAAatgaatgtatatatgtatatatgcctATGTAAATTTGAGTAACCCGTCATTTCGCACAATTTAACTTAACAATGTTGGTCTTCGGACTGCAATTGGGAGTGAACTTTGTATGATCGCTTGGGGGGGTGTTCGCAAGTGATTTTCGTATTTTCGATCAGGTAATGTCTCAAAGAGGACTGTTGTCAGAGTCTTCGCGCTCTTGGATTGTGGTTATGCTCTGCTGCAAGGCATTCGGTGTCAGCCACTCTCTGAAATCAGAAGCAATACAATGGCGTACAGTACAAATGGACAATGAAATATGAAGGCCGCTTACTTGGGCAAACACCTTTGTAGAAATGGCACACAGGAGCTGAAATGCGCTAAACGATTGACCCAGCTAGGTATTTCTTGGCCGCAGAGTATCTGAAACCATATCGTAAGTTATATTGGAATTGTAGCACCTAATTAGGGTGACATCATACCTGTGTCAAAGAGCCAGAAAAGTGATTGCAATTATTGTTCATAAGGTGGTAACGATCGCCGCGAAATTGATTGCCCAATTCCTCAACAATCCGACGCACTTCCTCGTACGTGAAGTCGGTGCAGCCTATTTGAATGCTTTgccgaaactgaaactggtCACCCAGTTCATCGTGATCTCGCGGAGATATTTCAAATACCCCTGTAaagggaaatggatgtccacCGTAGGCGAATTCAGTCCCAAATGCTTCTACACCGGAATGGAATACGCCGAGACCAATTGACGTTGTGTATTCATTGATCCAGTACTGAAAATACCCCAAATCCCAAATCAAATTGGATATTCTTGGAGTACCAGAGAACTACTCACCATATCGTAGACGTTGAGGATGACAGGCTCTCTAGTCCCCATATTGGATGGCAAGAGCTCTTCATTACCAATCTCGTCTTTTGGAACACTGAGACAGCTCGGAAACGACAGATTGCACGGCAATCCGTTGGAGAACATTGATTAAATGCGTTGTTGGTGTGGTTGGGCTGAATATACTTCTGCAACAGTCTGCAATGAAGGGCAATTAATTAATCTGTTCGCGGCGCTGTCACATTAgtgcacatatgcatgtggACCCTATAACTGATTCTCTCCGATCGGTGGAGTCACCGCACAATGCCTTCCAGATTcacgcacacatatgtatgcatatctGTCCGTACATACATAAGTGCGTAAGATACATAAGTATAAACACGACATATGTACGTACTTACATATGTCTGCGGTTCAGAAATGTGTCATAGCAGGAGAGTTACTTACACCTGGTGAGGGCCTGTTAGCATCCCATACTCTGaacaaaaatttaacaaattataAGAGGCAAAAGAGTTCGCTTCAACTTCcgattatgttttttttttagtttacacaaaatttgttgtttatggATTGTTGTCATTTATCGGTATACGACCCTCAGAattataccaaaatatacagtctcattttaaaaatataccgtaaatatactgacgaattcgaGTTCTACTTTACATATTCCtcatttttgatattccgtcgaatattactagctagatagaataCTCAGCTCTGCCCAAATCATTTTATtggattaatgaatcaatttccGACTTGACTGGATTGTTTTGgcggatttatcgttaaaatataccgtccgaccctcagaaatataccaaaatatactggctcatttcaaaaatatactgTAAATATACTGAAGTATTTAAggtctattatacatattccttgtttttgatattccgtggaatattactagcttgATAGAACCATCaaccctgcccacataattttatccgattaatgaatcaattttctacttgactggcttattttaaatacttaaaTCTTAGCCCATCCccataatttataatttattccGTGCCATATTGTGCGACTATGTTCCTCATTTATCGGAGCTGGTTCACTTATGAATCACAGCTGACTCCAGTTGCTAAAAGGAAAACacgaaattaaataataattaaaatagaaTCAGTGTTTTATTTGGACAATATTGAACGGCACACATGCCCCCATCCTAAAGGGCTGGCCAAAAATTATGACTTAAAGATTCACTGCCGCAAGCAAGTCGCTTATTGAATGGGCGTATTGAATGTCAAATCGATTGCTAcgcaaataaaaaatcaaacaaaagaaaactttacaaaaaagaaacagcaaaaatGTTAATGTAATCAAGTATCACAGAAAGTGCATTCcggccaacagcaacaatcaaGCTAATGAGGGTGAGGTGGCCACATGTGTGGGCGTGAGTATCGTACAAGTCTGCCAAAAGGTCAACAGAACTAAAGCATGATCCACTTAAACTTACAGGTCTACGAACGTCACTTGATAGCACCATTGACATGAACAATCCCCCTCGGACCGTGTCGGAGGAGAAATCAATCAGCAGAGCACACAAATGACCAACTCAGAGGAACGGAAAAGCAATAAATAGCAACGTAATTAGTAGCAAGCCCGATATTCTTCCAAAACTTAAGGTCAAAATTGCGCATCGCCATGTTTTCCGAAGCATATGACACCGATGAGCTGGACACCATCGCCGATGTCATGGGACTCCGCTCACAGGCTCGCCTAAACACATTTCGCGAAATGTGGTACCACTTATTTCTGTGGGCCCTCTTCTCATCCATTTTTATCCACACCTGTGCCGCCCTTGTGGCGTTTGTCACGCTTCGAAAGCATAAATTCGGTCGATTCTTCTCCATACTAATTCTGGTCATGGGATTCTTGTCCCCGGCTTCTAGTGGGATCATTAGCAGTGCGGTAATTGCATTTGTGCATCGCGCTTCCAGCCTGCCCATGTCACCTATTTATGCAATGGTCTGGGGTCTTGGACAGACTATAGTGTCGGCATGCCTGGGCTTCACCCGAATCTTGGCCACGCTCTAGATTATGGTCTGAAATTTCATCATAGAACGTTCGTCGCTTGCTATTTTCTTTTGTAATCATTAtcatacttttttttattcgtTTTTCGCAGAACATCTTGAAAGATGCTCgacaacaaatataaaaattcataGATATGCGTATAAGAATATtgtgatttttaaatatacatatactatatacgaCCAGAGGAATAATGTAAAATATTTAGATCTTACTTGTAATATTTACTCTAATTGTACATACGATACCAGCCGAATACACGAGAAGATTCTAAAACTAAATCAGAGTATTGGGATCCCTTGAATTGTACAAAGTGTAAAGTTTGTTGCTGAGTACGTTCCCTATGCGTCGTTCGGTGTGAAGGGGCTGTGGTCCATTACAGCGCTTGATCTTTAAATCAGCTAGGGACTGCACAGCCGTAGGATCATTGGAAAAGTGGTCCAACAGTTTCTTGGGACAGGGATATTGAGATATGATGGATTCGGCCACCTCGAGCGTGACCAGCGGCAACCGATTTAGATGCTGCTGCCATAGACGTCCATAGCCATTGCCCTGCTCAACGCGGACGCACTGCCTCTTATCGTTGGCCAAGTACTTCTTGAAGAAACCCAAAGATTCATCGCGTTGCTTTTTAAATGGAGCTTCGGCAATTGCCTTTGTATAGCGTCGGAGCAGGCACAACAGCTCTTGGCTCTCAGGACTTGCCAGCTGCTCAACGTGAAGTTGCTGCAGCAGTTGGAGCTCGATCAATCCACTCGGATCCTGACTACCCGACCTGTGCTTACTGTGGCGCAGTTTCGGCAACGCCACCGTATATTGGCAGTCGGGAAATGCAACCTGCAACTTGTGGCCCAGGCAGGCTCTTTGATCCTTCTGGGAATGATGCAAATTCGCTTCGGTTATCCAGTGGAGGACGTGGTTCTCCATTTTCCAGGCTTCGTCCAGGCCAGAACCGCTACTTCCTGAAACTATTGTGTGCTGGCCAATACTGCGCTCCCAGATGATGCAGTTTTTGATGGGCAACCTGCGAATTTCATACTTCAGATCGGCGGAGTTTATTTGCTGCAAAAGCTCCTGTCCAACCGGAATGTCCAAGAAACCAGCGTCTATAACCATACGCACATATTTCTGGCATTCTCCTGGTTTGATTCGCTTTTGTTGCTCCCGTATCACTTGCTTTTTTAACTTGTCTAATTTACTCGACATTGTTTACAAACAATTTGCGCCAGCCAATTTGGAAAACGATAGTTATCATCGATACGCAATTTCATTGCGATTGTTTTGTCACGTGCGAGTATTGGCTGCCTTtcaccactaaccatacagtatatcaaacaaataacagcttttattttgtttcccgcgccctagtgtaccatacccccaccccctgcccattcttcatttattttgtggcggtaggtcagtccatcgaaagacccgaaacaagaaccaaactcaaatttcagttctagcggccagcaatagtaaacacacacactaaaacatgctggtggcaaaacagatcagacctgagagagttcaaaaaatctgaaaaaacatacaatcacatatttttgtcgaaacatattgcgtgtgtactaacacatgcaaagatgttctctctgcgctctctctctcatgatgacgtcactctggggtacggatagcgcaagtcggtgtgtgacactttcgttgtatgaactggcacatctatatactgtatggttagtggtgagacttttacttttcggtatttattgttgtttatttctattaaatttcattttcaacggtatatagaaagtatatttacggtatatttttaaaatgagacggtatattttggtatatttctgtgggtcgatattttatcgataagtccgatAAAAACTACAAAGCACGCacgtgttttttttatttactgcaaaatttattgaattttctcACCAAAATGTATCTCATGTACACCATCAACGAAAGCGGCAACCGCGTGTACACTTTGAAGGTAAATGAAAAGTTCtccagcttttctagtgtgtTAAACTTATATGTTTCGTTGATATTGCAGAAACGCACCGAAGATGGTCGTCCGACCTTGTCGGCCCATCCAGCCCGTTTCTCTCCGGAAGATAAGTACTCCCGCCAGCGCATTACCATCAAGAAGCGCTTTAGTCTGCTGCTCACACAGAAGCCTGAGCCCGTGTACTAAGACAGAGCAGAGTTGAATTTGGATTAGGGTACATGTGTATTTACAAATAATAAGTTTAAAAATTTTCAATGAACTAAACAAATCGCTTTTAAATACGTCGCTTTAACCCCGCCGTGTAGTCAAACAGTTGGGGATTACGAAATTCTCCACGCATATCGAGCACGTAGTAAAGTGTCCTGTCCTTCACCTTGATTGGCAGTTGTACCCTGGCCATTTCACGGGACTCTTGCGCTGAGATGCATTTAAGTGGGACAGTCATGATACGGTTCCTGTTAAAGGGTCCATAGGTAACAAAGGAGATACTCTGACCGCCCTTGCGCAGGATGAGAAAGCGCACGGAACGAAGTGTGAACATCCAAACCGCAAACAGAATTCCGTATCCTATAAATTTATAAAGACATAATTTGCTTCGAACCACACCATCTATTCCAAATACGAACCAATCAAAAAGCAGCAAGCAGTGATGCCGTTCCTGTACTTGTTGTCGCCAAGATTTATGCGCTGAAACCACTTCAGCTCCTCTTCTGGCTTTTCCACCACTGGCGCATCCTTCAGCGTTGTAAACGCAAAATGGGAAAGATAGGTCCAGAACACAAATTGGCAGATTCCGAAAAAGTTCAGCATCTTGTAGAACTTTGGATTCTCATATTTAAACAGGATTAAGTCCTTTGGTACGCTTGTGCTCACATCAAACGGCGCAGCTCGAGTCGAATAGTTTTTAATTGCGCCAGAAACCGGCGTTTTGTTTACCACATACGGAACTGTTAGTCGAAAACATGGCAGGCTGTGTCGTGTCAAAAAACTAGCACCCTTTCTTAGGGCAAAGTTTATGAGATTACTCATTTTAATTGATATTTCTAGGATTTGATTGGCATTtattataaaacaaaataaccTACAAACAGATGTTTATGTTTTCATGCGAACGAACCGGAACTTGTTTCATACCATAGCTTCAGGGGTGGCAGCAGTGGTTGAGCCGAGTGAACTATCAATTTTAAATACTGATTCGTTTTATTAATGTTATAATATTTCAAGTGTAATTGGCGATTGTAAAATCAACATTCTTagctcaaaaaaaaacatgttcGTCATACTTTCACTGATTGATCAGAATTGAGTTTCTTGCATTGTCTATTACTTCGCTTAGTAAAAATGGTTCCTTTTGTTGGTACTTTTCCACCCCTAGAAGCGAACAGATGTTTT is a window of Drosophila pseudoobscura strain MV-25-SWS-2005 chromosome 3, UCI_Dpse_MV25, whole genome shotgun sequence DNA encoding:
- the dgo gene encoding uncharacterized protein dgo; the protein is MQHGSTRIQKQEALPNAISGPDSSNWTALHEAVVAGDDRRLEVLLSTNADRMAKESSLGNTPLHEAASRGFSRCVKLICAPPPAAKGQPKEKSRLKARVANTIEALHNSTLGVVNHEGLSALHLAAQNGHNQSSRELLMSGADPDVQNNYGDTPLHTACRYGHAGVTRILLSALCDPNKTNLNGDTALHITCAMGRRKLTRILLEADARLGIKNAQGDCPMHIAIRKNYREIIEILNTPKKIRNRKEKHKEGSRSDKDRDRDVVDKGINWSPYGCHYFPDPRAFPSPKLETLPKDPLKPGEQYFLDLAGHIHKGPVSVGNTCYCGPFFRHIENKLNCNRKSLKKYVNKTKERLGHKVQALAIKTNDQIEQLTRTMIEDRLRCENKRQHLNEFLRRGEPMRSTYDNQNKSSRIERTLSRCRSLELLELEKNYETGRLTNSRSVDVLEDQAVEAIVHQSPEVELDSDTDDDSDAAREDAAVDLAPCRAEAKETEKVEHLEHSKLDELKLDFLKVSERLGVLLEKTTLIMERDSEQESKHQLSSLSPPYKPSPGADSARLQEDKESVNSPNFDEYTHVLRRYPNSSETSNPSQNSNSWDWQASPTGSHPPPGDYHKYYHRIGRGENMLNSVIKALRKDASFAELSKEEAALNESVDRICGDKLLYKEQACEVAALGQPHSSSQRGVSNLTKRQPLCLEDSFPTIPNMFYSNPIMEYAEEAEIRQNGSETVNKVEIRNSEIKCLKKPNVGQVRGMVAQLQSTIDSNQQQGQEQDSQPATLMASRSPSHLNNNFQHIEAASLNPSPTYSIPHRIVPQFGLPDRHIPKDAYFHELPHRPQPPPPQPQPQHRRISSGYVPNGNFYRNEELYAGKVLTSPQSNISMSGEYVNRATYRPLQSPHSQGLATPNPSIHPIAWQNRLPPDDIDVEELSAIGLYNNVSSLV
- the LOC4805315 gene encoding deubiquitinase DESI2, with product MFSNGLPCNLSFPSCLSVPKDEIGNEELLPSNMGTREPVILNVYDMYWINEYTTSIGLGVFHSGVEAFGTEFAYGGHPFPFTGVFEISPRDHDELGDQFQFRQSIQIGCTDFTYEEVRRIVEELGNQFRGDRYHLMNNNCNHFSGSLTQILCGQEIPSWVNRLAHFSSCVPFLQRCLPKEWLTPNALQQSITTIQEREDSDNSPL
- the LOC4805316 gene encoding transmembrane protein 170A, whose protein sequence is MFSEAYDTDELDTIADVMGLRSQARLNTFREMWYHLFLWALFSSIFIHTCAALVAFVTLRKHKFGRFFSILILVMGFLSPASSGIISSAVIAFVHRASSLPMSPIYAMVWGLGQTIVSACLGFTRILATL
- the mms4 gene encoding crossover junction endonuclease EME1 gives rise to the protein MSSKLDKLKKQVIREQQKRIKPGECQKYVRMVIDAGFLDIPVGQELLQQINSADLKYEIRRLPIKNCIIWERSIGQHTIVSGSSGSGLDEAWKMENHVLHWITEANLHHSQKDQRACLGHKLQVAFPDCQYTVALPKLRHSKHRSGSQDPSGLIELQLLQQLHVEQLASPESQELLCLLRRYTKAIAEAPFKKQRDESLGFFKKYLANDKRQCVRVEQGNGYGRLWQQHLNRLPLVTLEVAESIISQYPCPKKLLDHFSNDPTAVQSLADLKIKRCNGPQPLHTERRIGNVLSNKLYTLYNSRDPNTLI
- the Nop10 gene encoding H/ACA ribonucleoprotein complex subunit 3; protein product: MYLMYTINESGNRVYTLKKRTEDGRPTLSAHPARFSPEDKYSRQRITIKKRFSLLLTQKPEPVY
- the LOC4805319 gene encoding transmembrane protein 223 encodes the protein MSNLINFALRKGASFLTRHSLPCFRLTVPYVVNKTPVSGAIKNYSTRAAPFDVSTSVPKDLILFKYENPKFYKMLNFFGICQFVFWTYLSHFAFTTLKDAPVVEKPEEELKWFQRINLGDNKYRNGITACCFLIGYGILFAVWMFTLRSVRFLILRKGGQSISFVTYGPFNRNRIMTVPLKCISAQESREMARVQLPIKVKDRTLYYVLDMRGEFRNPQLFDYTAGLKRRI